One Rosa chinensis cultivar Old Blush chromosome 3, RchiOBHm-V2, whole genome shotgun sequence DNA window includes the following coding sequences:
- the LOC112193101 gene encoding protein ABC transporter 1, mitochondrial, whose translation MVPSGRKGKDIARLAKGLSLIAEEFAKRSPTLQSAKNGDFQALLKNAVVSATDLSGLTKGTLSQFSNAPSNPTSPTPTANKPDSVVYFNHHHEPPPPPQPPQLEQQPPPPANNAASSVEVEVLDSRAQQPLEPETQSPQPQPQPQPPPPPLQRRKPRERRVPSTPFSRALGFAGLGAGLAWGTLQESTKRLIYGTPQSSPGNQSAASPFLSPQNAERLALALCRMRGAALKLGQMLSIQDESLVPAPILAALDIVRQGADVMPRAQLNQVLDAELGPGWSSKLTSFDYEPLASASIGQVHRAVTKDGMDVAIKIQYPGVADSIGSDIENVKLLLDYTNLIPKGLYLERAMKVAKEELSRECNYELEAESQKRFRDLLSDAHGFYVPLVVDDISSKRVLTTELVSGIPIDKVALLNQETRNYVGRKLLELTLRELFVFRFMQTDPNWSNFLYDEATNTINLIDFGAARDYPKTFVDDYLRMVTACANGDRDTVIEMSKRLGFLAGMESEVMLEAHVQAGFVVGLPFAKPGGYDFRASNITQSISNLGATMLQHRLTPPPDEAYSLHRKLAGAFLACIKLGAVVPCRELLLEVYERHQFGDEGGEILSSGLAS comes from the exons ATGGTACCGAGCGGGAGGAAAGGGAAGGACATTGCGAGATTGGCCAAAGGCTTGTCTCTAATCGCCGAGGAATTTGCGAAGCGATCTCCGACTCTCCAGAGCGCCAAGAACGGCGATTTCCAAGCCCTGCTCAAAAACGCCGTCGTTTCCGCCACCGACCTCTCCGGCCTCACCAAAGGCACCCTCTCCCAATTCTCCAATGCTCCTTCTAACCCTACCTCCCCCACTCCCACTGCTAACAAACCCGATTCCGTCGTCTACTTCAACCACCACCAcgaacctcctcctcctcctcagccGCCGCAGCTTGAACAACAACCGCCGCCGCCGGCGAACAATGCCGCATCCTCCGTGGAGGTGGAGGTGCTCGATTCGAGGGCTCAACAACCGTTAGAACCAGAGACACAGTCGCCacaaccacaaccacaaccacaaccTCCGCCGCCGCCATTGCAGAGGCGGAAGCCCAGAGAGAGACGAGTTCCTTCCACTCCCTTCTCTAGAGCACTGGG GTTTGCTGGTCTGGGAGCTGGGCTTGCCTGGGGAACGCTTCAGGAGTCTACCAAGAGACTCATTTACGGCACGCCGCAGAGCTCACCGGGCAACCAATCTGCTGCTTCTCCATTTTTGTCTCCACAGAATGCAGAGCGTTTGGCTCTTGCACTCTGTCGAATGCGGGGAGCTGCTCTCAAATTGGGGCAGATGTTGAGCATACAGGACGAATCGCTTGTGCCTGCTCCT ATATTGGCTGCTCTCGATATTGTTCGTCAAGGTGCTGATGTGATGCCGAGGGCCCAGCTCAATCAGGTTCTGGATGCTGAGTTAGGTCCTGGTTGGTCATCAAAGTTAACAAGTTTCGATTATGAACCTTTGGCTTCTGCAAGTATAGGCCAG GTGCACCGAGCTGTCACCAAGGACGGCATGGATGTTGCCATTAAAATTCAGTACCCTGGTGTAGCAGATAGCATTGGCAGTGACATCGAGAACGTTAAACTTCTTCTAGATTATACTAATCTAATTCCAAAAGGACTTTACCTTGAAAGAGCTATGAAG GTGGCCAAAGAAGAATTATCTCGTGAATGCAACTATGAATTGGAGGCAGAAAGTCAAAAACGGTTTCGTGATTTGCTCTCTGATGCACATGGGTTTTATGTTCCGTTGGTTGTGGATGATATATCAAGCAAAAGAGTTTTAACTACTGAGCTTGTGTCTG GAATACCTATTGATAAAGTGGCGTTATTGAACCAGGAAACTCGTAACTATGTTGGAAGAAAGTTGCTAGAACTCACTTTGAGGGAGTTATTTGTTTTCCGCTTCATGCAG ACTGATCCTAATTGGAGTAATTTCTTGTATGATGAGGCTACAAATACAATCAATCTGATAGACTTCGGAGCAGCTAGGGATTATCCTAAGACTTTTGTTGATGACTATCTAAGAATG GTAACAGCCTGTGCGAATGGTGACAGAGATACAGTCATCGAAATGTCCAAGAGACTTGGATTCCTCGCAGGAATGGAATCAGAAGTAATGTTAGAGGCTCATGTCCAAGCCGGTTTTGTTGTGGGATTGCCATTTGCAAAGCCTGGTGGGTATGACTTCCGAGCATCCAATATCACCCAAAGCATTTCAAACCTTGGGGCAACCATGCTACAGCACAGGCTCACCCCACCGCCGGATGAGGCGTACAGTCTTCATCGCAAGCTTGCAGGTGCCTTTCTGGCTTGCATCAAGCTAGGGGCCGTTGTCCCGTGCAGGGAACTATTACTTGAAGTATATGAACGTCATCAATTCGGTGACGAAGGTGGTGAAATATTGTCGAGTGGATTGGCTTCATGA